The sequence CTGCCAGGGCACATGAACGTGCTCTTGGCCGAGGCTAAGGTGCCCTACGACATCGTCTTGGAGATGGACGAGATCAACGACGATTTCCCGGACACAGGCGTGGCCATCGTCATCGGATCGAACGACATTGTGAACCCGGCTGCGCAGGACGATCCCAATAGCCCCATCGCCGGCATGCCGGTGCTGGAATGCTGGAAAGCCAAGCAGGTCTTCGTCTCAAAGCGAGGCCAAGGAACCGGCTATTCCGGCGTCGAGAACCCACTGTTTTACAAGGAGAACACCCGCATGTTTTACGGCGACGCGAAGGTGAGCCTCGACAAGCTCCTGACGATGATCGGGTAAGTGGCCCGGACCGTTGCGCGCCACGGACAACGAAAATTCGCTGCAATAACAGCCTATTCATCGAAACACGGCAGCGCGGTGTCGCCCCGCTGCATTGAGGAGGAAAGATGTCCCAGCTATTCACATTCATATTGGCCTTGCTGCCAATCGCCACAGTGTTCATGCTATTGGTGGTTCTGGCGCGCTCTGCCAAGCTTTCGATGGGCGTGGCCTATCTTGTCACCGCCGCGACCGCGCTTTTGGTCTGGGGCACCGATGTCAACAAGGTACTCGGAGCCACAGTCAATGGGGGCGTGACGGCAATCAGCCTACTTTACATCATCTTCGGCGCGATCCTGCTTCTCTACACGCTAGAGGAGAGTGGGGGCATCCGCTCAATACGAGCAGGATTCACAAGCATCTCTCCCGATCGGCGTGTGCAGGCGATAATCATCGCCTGGCTTTTCGGGTCGCTGATCGAGGGAGCTTCCGGATTTGGAACACCGGCGGCGATCGCCGCGCCGCTTCTGGTGGCGATCGGTTTTCCGGCCATGGCCGCAGTTCTGGTCGCCCTGATCATCCAGAGTACACCGGTCTCTTTTGGAGCAGTAGGCACACCGATTCTCGTGGGCGTCAACACCGGGCTCTCAGGACAGGCATCGGTCGAGGCCGCTATCGCGCCCTTGCCCTTCACCGAGTATCTCATGGAAATTGCCACTCGCGTGGCTATGATCCACGGGCTTATCGGGTTCCTGATACCCCTGATCCTGGTGGGAATGTTGACGCGCTTCTTTGGTGTTAACAGGTCTTTCCGCGAAGGGTTCCGGATCTGGAAGTTCGCCCTCTTTGCAGGGTTGGCCTTCACCGTTCCCTACTATGCCATCGCTGCGCTTCTTGGCCCCGAATTTCCGTCGCTGGTGGGCGGCATCATCGGATTGCTGATCGTCGTACCCGCAGCACAGCGCGGGTTTCTTATCCCGACCGAGACTTTCGAGTTCCCGCCGCGTGCGGCGTGGGAGCCGAGTTGGGTCGGCAAGCTTGACGATCTTGAGGATCACCGGGCCGGTCAGAAAATGATGCCGCTGCTGAAGGCCTGGGCGCCCTATGTGTTCGTCGTGGCGCTGTTGGTCGTCACCCGCACCGTGGCGCCAGTCAAGGAATGGCTGACCTCACCAGAAATGACGCTGGCCTTTTCTGACCTGTTTGGTTCGGGTATCACGGCGCGAGTGCAGGTCGCCTATCTGCCCGGAACCGTGCTGATCCTTGCCTCTGTCTTCACCTTCTTCCTACACGGCATGAAGCTGCGGGACTACGTAACCGCACTGAAATCATCTGGATCGACGATGATCGCCGCCGCTCCGGCGCTGCTGCTGGCCGTGCCGATGGTGCAAGTTTTCCTGAACTCGGCCTCGGACAGCATGGCCAGCATGCCGATCGTTCTGGCCGAGGGCGTCTCGGCGGCGGCGGGTGAGGCTTGGCCGATGTTTGCACCGCTGATCGGCGCGATGGGCGCCTTCGTGGCCGGCTCGAACACAATCTCGAACATGATGTTCTCGCTCTTCCAGTTCTCGACAGCTGAACAGATCGGGCTTGGCGCCGCTGGTGCCGGAACCGTCGTCGCCTTGCAGGCCATCGGCGGGGCCGCGGGAAACATGATCTGCGTACACAATGTGGTTGCGGCATCCGCAACCGTTGGCCTTGTCGACCGCGAAGGCGAACTCATCCGGAAAACTCTGATCCCGATGTTCTATTACATTGTGCAAGGGGGTTTCATCGGTTTCGCACTCCTCGCGGGAAGCCTCAGCCTTTGGTGGATCGCGGCATTGATCTGGCCCGCGGTTGTGCTCATCTTGATGGCACGCAATCGCGGAAGCGTTCCCGCCATCTCGCGAAACTGAGGTCGCCATGTCCGAACAGCCACCCCCCCATGTCGGTCTTTTCGTGACCTGTATTGTAGACGCCATCCGACCCTGCATCGGTTTCTCCGCCCTGCAACTGCTGGAAGAGGCCGGCTGCAGAGTGGAGGTTCCAGAGGCGCAGACATGTTGCGGACAACCCGCCCTGAACAGCGGGGACGAAAAGGATGCAGCAGCACTGGCGCGACAGACCATCGCTGCTTTCGAGGGCTTCGACTATGTTGTCCTGCCCTCGGGATCCTGCGCGGGAACCATCGTGCACGGCTATCCGGACCTGTTGGCCAACGATCCGGTCTGGGCGCCCCGCGCCCGGACCCTCGCCGCGAGAACCCACGAGATCACCAGTTTCCTAGTTGATGTGATGGGTTTTCGGCCAAAAGGCCGTCGCCTGTCAGCGACGGCCACCTACCACGACAGTTGCGCAGGGCTGCGCGAACTGGGCATCGCCGCGCAACCCCGTGCGCTTCTGGCGGAAGTCGAGGGCCTGGAGATGCGGGGACTGGAAGGCAATGATGTCTGCTGCGGCTTTGGCGGCACGTTCTGCGTCAAGTATTCCGACATCTCGAACGCCATCGTCACCGAAAAGGCCGAGGCGATCGAGCGCACCGAGGCCGACCTGCTTCTGGCGGGAGATCTGGGATGCCTGATGAACATGGCAGGCAAGCTGAACCGCCGGGGCGCAAGGACGCGCTGTTTCCACACCATCGAGGTTCTGGCGGGCCGGGCCGACGGTCCCGCCATCGGCGAGGAGGGCTGAGAATCATGAGCGCACCAGAGGCAACTGTGCAGGTTTCGTTCAAGAACCGTGCCAAGACGGCACTGGCGGACCGGACGCTGAAGATCGCCATCGACCGCACCACCGGCACGGCCGAGGCCAAGCGCGCGGTTGCGGTGGCGGCGTTTCCCGAATTCCAGGCCGCCCGCGCCCGCGGACGCGCGATCAAGGATCACGTGATCGCCCATCTGGACCATTATCTTGAACAGTTCGAGCGCAACGCCACCGCATCCGGTGCGACGGTCCACTGGGCATCCGACGATGCCGAGGCGCGGGCGATCATCACCCGCATCTGCCTGGATGCCAAGGCCAAGCTGGTGACGCGGTCGAAATCCATGCTGGGCGAGGAAATCGGTCTGCCGCATGCCTTGGCCGATGCCGGGATCGAGCGGGTCGAGACCGACCTGGCCGAACACATCATCCAGCTTGCCGGAGAGGCCCCCTCCCACATCGTCTGGCCCGCGATGCACCGCACCCGCGAACAGGTGGCGGAGCTGTTCAAGATAGCTCATCACCCGCCGCCCGCCGCCGACGATCCGGCCACCATGGTGCAAAGCGCGCGGCGCGAATTGCGCGCCAAGTTTCTGGGGGCCGACATCGGCATTTCGGGGTCGAATTTCCTGGTGGCCGATACGGGTGCCACCTGCACGGTGACGAATGAAGGCAATGCCGAACTGACTACCACGCCGCCGCGCATTCATATCGTGACGGCGGGGATCGAGAAGATCGTGCCGACCACCGCCCATGCCCTGTCCCTGCTGCGCCTGCTGGTGCGGTCGGCCACGGGCGGCGAACTGACGCAATACACCACCTTCCACTGCGGACCCAAACGTCCTGGCGACGCCGATGGTCCCGAGGAGATGCACATCGTGCTGGTGGATAACGGTCGCACCAGGATGCTGGACAACGAGTTCCGCGAGATGCTGCGCTGCATCCGCTGTGGTGCCTGCATGAACCATTGCGTGGTCTATCGCCAGATCGGCGGGCACGCCTATGGCGGCACCTATCCCGGACCGATGGGTTCGGTTCTGACGCCGGTGCTGAACGGGCTGGCCGGATCGCGCGACCTGCCCAATGCCTGCACCATGAACGGCCGCTGCGCCGAAGTCTGCCCGGTTGAGATTCCCATCCCCACGCTGCTGCGCGCCTGGCGGATCCGCAGTTGGCGAGAAAGGCTGGAACCGGGAAGCCTTCGCGTCGGTATCGGTATCTGGGCCGTTCTGGCCCGGCGGCCCGGTCTTTACCGGCTAGCCAGCCGGATCGGCGTGCGCGCCCTCCGGTTGTTCGGCAAGGGGGGCTGGATCGCGCGCCTGCCGCTGGCGGGCGGCTGGACGGCCCATCGCGACCTGCCGCGCCCGGCGGGCCGCACCTTCATGGACCAGTATCGCGCCCAGCAGGCACATAAGGAGGACCGCCCATGACCGCCCGCGACCGCATCCTGTCGGCGATCCGCGCCGCCCTGCCCCAGGAACGCCCGCCGCCCGACGTCATCGCCGCCGAGGCCAAGGCCCTGCTGGCCGATCCCGACACCAGCCGCCCCCGGCTGGTCGCCGAGGGGCTGGTCGATGCCTTCATCCTGAAGGCTGAGGCGATCAGCACGACCATCGACCAGGTTGGCCGCATGGAAGCCGTTCCCGACGCCGTGCGGCGCTATCTGTTGGGACACGGCCTGACCCTTTCCCTGGCCCTAGAACCGACGCCTGCGCTGACCGCGCTTGACTGGACGGGTCTAGACACCGGTACCATCCTTGCGCCGGACCAGCCGGCAGCGCTCGGAATGGCGCTTTGGGGCATCGCCGAAAGCGGGTCCATGATCGTGCATTCGGGCTCCGATACGCCGATCCTGCTGTCTTTCCTGCCCCTGCATCACATCGTGGTGCTGCGGGAATCCGATGTCCTGTCCCATCTCGAGGACTATGCTGCGCGGTTGGCCGAGCGGCCTCATCCGCGCAACGCGATCCTGATCACCGGACCCAGCGGCACGACCGATATCGAAGGGAGCTATGTGCGCGGGGCGCATGGGCCGGGCTTCCTGCATGTGATCCTTGTTTCAAGCTCAGATTGACAACCTACCGGTTGCCAATGCCCACCGCCGCCGACCTTTGCCAGCAGAGCCCGTCGCTCTATCTACCCCCAAGGAGAACCGGAATGGACCAAAGCGAGATTGCCGAACAGACCGCGGAATTTGCCAGCCTGATGCAGCGGGCGCAGGGGCTGGCGCAGCGCAGCAGCGCCAGTGCCCTGGCCAAAGCCACGGGGCGCGACTTCACGGTGCTGGATTCCGGAACGGTGGCGCAGGCTTATGCTCGCGCGGGGATGAAGCTGGCGCAGAACCCGTTTGCGCTGGCGCAGTTCCAGGTGGATCTCTGGGCCGACAGCGCCAAGGCCTGGGCCGGGGCTTGGGTGGGCGAGGGCCACGACAGCAAGGACCGACGCTTTCGGGACGGGCGCTGGAACAGCAACCCGGTCAGCCGGGGCCTGCGCGACGTGCATCTGGCCATCGAAGGCGCCGCCGACCGGCTGATCGAGACCCTGCCCGACGGCGACAAGGACAGCCTGCGGGTGCGCTTCTATACCCGCCAACTGCTGAGCGCTCTGTCGCCCAGCAACTATCTGGCGCTGAACCCGGTACCGCGCGAGAGCGGTTCCTGGAAACCGATGGCCGCAGCCTGCTGGACGGGTTCCGCAACCTGCTGGATGATCTTGAGCGCGGCGAGGGACGGCTGGACATCAACATGACCGACCGCGCCGCCTTCGAGGTCGGGCGCGACCTGGCCACCACGCCGGGGCAGGTGATCTATCAGAACGAGCTGATCCAGCTCATTCACTACGAGCCGCTGACCAAGACCCAGTTCAAGCGGCCGCTGCTGTTCGTGCCGCCTTGGATCAACAAGTATTACATCTTCGACATGAAGCCCGACAACAGTCTGGTCCGCTATATGCTGGAACAGGGGCACAGCGTCTTTCTGATCTCATGGGTCAATCCGACCAAGAAACATGCCGCGCTGAGCTTCGAGGATTACATGCGGCTTGGCCCGCTGGCCGCGCTGGAAGCGATCACCCAAGCGACGGGCGAGGACGAATTCGACATTCTCGGCTTCTGCATCGGCGGCATTCTGGTCACTGCGACGCTGGCCTATATGGCGGCCAAGGGCGACAAGCGGGTCAAGACAGCCACGACCCTGGCCACCATGGTGGATTTCACCGATGTGGGCGAGATCGGCGTCTTTATCGACCGCGACCGGCTGAAGGTACTGCGCGAACATATGGCCGAAAAGGGCCATCTGGAAAATCACCACCTGCAGGACATGTTCTCGATGATCCGGGAAAATGACCTGATCTGGTCTTTCCACGTGATGAACTATCTGATGGGCCGCAAGCCACCGGCCTTCGATCTGCTGTTCTGGAACGGCGACAGCACCCGCCTGCCTGCCGCGATGCTGCTGTGGTATCTGGAGAAGATCTATATCGAGAACGGGCTGCGCCAGCCCGGTCATCTGACCATGGACGGTGTGCCCATCGATATCGGCAAGATCGACATTCCCTTCTATGTCTTTGCCACGAAAGAGGATCATATCGCGCCCTGGAACTCGATCTATCCGACGACCGGGTTGCTGGGCGGTGACACGACCTTCGTTCTGGGCGGCTCGGGCCATATCGCGGGGGTGATCAACCCGCCCGCCAAGCGACCGAAATACGGTTACTGGACGTGCGCAGACTATCCAGAGCAACCGTTGGAATGGCTGGCAGGGGCCGAACATCAGGAGGGTTCGTGGTGGGCGCACTGGCTGGCCTGGATAGACAGCCAGTCCGACACCGAACAGGTGTCCGCCTATGTGCCGGGCAAGGGCAAACTTAAGCCGATCGAACCCGCCCCCGGCAGCTATGTTCGCGCGGACTGATTGTCGCTGTCCGACGGTCGCTCCGCTGGGAGGGGAGCAAGCGCTGACAGGTGGTTGGGCCAGAAAGGTATCCGAGAGCGCTACGATCGGGACGAGTTCCAGCACGATGCCGAGTTCGTCAGCGATCCGCGTCGCGCGACGGAAGCGATTGAGATGCTGAGCGGTGTTCTGCCGCCGATCTGCGGGCGGCGGCGCGCCTCTACGCGACCGGCGGCAATGGCGCGATCGTTCTTTTCGGATAGAGCGCTTGAACGGTCAGGCCCCATTGGAAGGTTTGTTCGTAGGATCCCGTTAAGGCGGAACAACCAGAGAACATCTACTGTGCCGCGGGTATTGTCAGGTTATTGACGTTGCCTGGGTTCATGCATAGCGACCGCACATGATCAGCCAAGTTTCACAGCCTCGCCTGAAGGGCTTCCGGTTCCCTCGTTCGATCATCTCCTATGCCGTCTGGGCGTACCATCGGTTTGCCCTGAGCTTGCGCGATGTCGAGGATCTG comes from Roseovarius sp. M141 and encodes:
- a CDS encoding alpha/beta hydrolase, which codes for MDDLERGEGRLDINMTDRAAFEVGRDLATTPGQVIYQNELIQLIHYEPLTKTQFKRPLLFVPPWINKYYIFDMKPDNSLVRYMLEQGHSVFLISWVNPTKKHAALSFEDYMRLGPLAALEAITQATGEDEFDILGFCIGGILVTATLAYMAAKGDKRVKTATTLATMVDFTDVGEIGVFIDRDRLKVLREHMAEKGHLENHHLQDMFSMIRENDLIWSFHVMNYLMGRKPPAFDLLFWNGDSTRLPAAMLLWYLEKIYIENGLRQPGHLTMDGVPIDIGKIDIPFYVFATKEDHIAPWNSIYPTTGLLGGDTTFVLGGSGHIAGVINPPAKRPKYGYWTCADYPEQPLEWLAGAEHQEGSWWAHWLAWIDSQSDTEQVSAYVPGKGKLKPIEPAPGSYVRAD
- a CDS encoding (Fe-S)-binding protein yields the protein MSEQPPPHVGLFVTCIVDAIRPCIGFSALQLLEEAGCRVEVPEAQTCCGQPALNSGDEKDAAALARQTIAAFEGFDYVVLPSGSCAGTIVHGYPDLLANDPVWAPRARTLAARTHEITSFLVDVMGFRPKGRRLSATATYHDSCAGLRELGIAAQPRALLAEVEGLEMRGLEGNDVCCGFGGTFCVKYSDISNAIVTEKAEAIERTEADLLLAGDLGCLMNMAGKLNRRGARTRCFHTIEVLAGRADGPAIGEEG
- a CDS encoding LUD domain-containing protein, translated to MTARDRILSAIRAALPQERPPPDVIAAEAKALLADPDTSRPRLVAEGLVDAFILKAEAISTTIDQVGRMEAVPDAVRRYLLGHGLTLSLALEPTPALTALDWTGLDTGTILAPDQPAALGMALWGIAESGSMIVHSGSDTPILLSFLPLHHIVVLRESDVLSHLEDYAARLAERPHPRNAILITGPSGTTDIEGSYVRGAHGPGFLHVILVSSSD
- a CDS encoding lactate utilization protein B, yielding MSAPEATVQVSFKNRAKTALADRTLKIAIDRTTGTAEAKRAVAVAAFPEFQAARARGRAIKDHVIAHLDHYLEQFERNATASGATVHWASDDAEARAIITRICLDAKAKLVTRSKSMLGEEIGLPHALADAGIERVETDLAEHIIQLAGEAPSHIVWPAMHRTREQVAELFKIAHHPPPAADDPATMVQSARRELRAKFLGADIGISGSNFLVADTGATCTVTNEGNAELTTTPPRIHIVTAGIEKIVPTTAHALSLLRLLVRSATGGELTQYTTFHCGPKRPGDADGPEEMHIVLVDNGRTRMLDNEFREMLRCIRCGACMNHCVVYRQIGGHAYGGTYPGPMGSVLTPVLNGLAGSRDLPNACTMNGRCAEVCPVEIPIPTLLRAWRIRSWRERLEPGSLRVGIGIWAVLARRPGLYRLASRIGVRALRLFGKGGWIARLPLAGGWTAHRDLPRPAGRTFMDQYRAQQAHKEDRP
- a CDS encoding L-lactate permease — protein: MSQLFTFILALLPIATVFMLLVVLARSAKLSMGVAYLVTAATALLVWGTDVNKVLGATVNGGVTAISLLYIIFGAILLLYTLEESGGIRSIRAGFTSISPDRRVQAIIIAWLFGSLIEGASGFGTPAAIAAPLLVAIGFPAMAAVLVALIIQSTPVSFGAVGTPILVGVNTGLSGQASVEAAIAPLPFTEYLMEIATRVAMIHGLIGFLIPLILVGMLTRFFGVNRSFREGFRIWKFALFAGLAFTVPYYAIAALLGPEFPSLVGGIIGLLIVVPAAQRGFLIPTETFEFPPRAAWEPSWVGKLDDLEDHRAGQKMMPLLKAWAPYVFVVALLVVTRTVAPVKEWLTSPEMTLAFSDLFGSGITARVQVAYLPGTVLILASVFTFFLHGMKLRDYVTALKSSGSTMIAAAPALLLAVPMVQVFLNSASDSMASMPIVLAEGVSAAAGEAWPMFAPLIGAMGAFVAGSNTISNMMFSLFQFSTAEQIGLGAAGAGTVVALQAIGGAAGNMICVHNVVAASATVGLVDREGELIRKTLIPMFYYIVQGGFIGFALLAGSLSLWWIAALIWPAVVLILMARNRGSVPAISRN